In Geobacter sp., a single window of DNA contains:
- the ftsA gene encoding cell division protein FtsA codes for MSGKRENLLVGLDIGTTKICAIVGNVTEDGIEIVGIGTSPSRGLRKGVVINIESTVAAIRKAVEEAELMAGCEIKSVYAGIAGGHIRGFNSQGIIAIKNREVTPDDVKRVIDAAKAVAIPMDREVIHILPQEFIIDDQDGIREPLGMSGVRLEAKVHIVTGAVASAQNIIKSCNRAGLDVADIVLEQLASSEAVLSPDEKELGVALIDVGGGTTDIAIFVDGAIKHTSVLSLGGNHLTNDIAVGLRTPMAEAEKIKQKYGCCMASLVGKDETIEVPSVGGRKPRILSRQLLAEILEPRVEEIFSLVNRELVKSGFEDLIASGVVITGGSTILEGMPELAEQVFNLPVRRGLPQQIGGLVDVVNTPAYATGVGLVIYGSKNLGIREFPTSQSDDNLFRRVSRRMKEWFGEFF; via the coding sequence ATGTCCGGTAAACGGGAAAACCTGCTGGTCGGACTCGACATTGGGACCACAAAAATCTGTGCCATTGTCGGAAATGTGACCGAAGACGGCATCGAGATCGTCGGGATCGGCACAAGTCCGTCACGGGGGCTCCGCAAAGGAGTGGTGATCAATATCGAGAGCACGGTGGCGGCCATTCGCAAGGCGGTGGAAGAGGCCGAACTGATGGCTGGTTGCGAGATCAAGTCGGTCTATGCCGGGATCGCCGGCGGGCATATCCGAGGCTTCAACTCGCAGGGGATCATCGCCATCAAGAACCGCGAAGTGACGCCCGACGATGTGAAGCGGGTGATCGATGCCGCCAAGGCCGTGGCGATTCCCATGGATCGCGAGGTGATCCATATCCTCCCCCAGGAGTTCATCATCGATGATCAGGACGGCATCCGCGAACCTCTGGGGATGAGCGGGGTCCGCCTGGAGGCAAAGGTCCATATTGTTACGGGTGCCGTTGCCAGCGCGCAGAACATCATCAAGTCGTGTAACCGCGCAGGGCTCGATGTGGCGGATATCGTCCTGGAGCAGCTCGCCTCATCCGAGGCGGTCCTTTCCCCGGACGAGAAGGAGCTGGGGGTCGCCCTGATCGACGTGGGGGGCGGGACCACCGATATCGCCATCTTTGTGGACGGTGCCATCAAGCATACCTCGGTGCTTTCCCTGGGGGGCAATCACCTGACCAACGATATCGCTGTGGGTTTGCGTACTCCCATGGCTGAAGCCGAGAAGATCAAGCAGAAATACGGTTGTTGCATGGCCTCGCTGGTGGGGAAGGACGAAACCATCGAAGTGCCGAGCGTGGGGGGCCGCAAGCCGCGCATCCTGTCGCGGCAGCTTCTGGCGGAGATCCTGGAGCCGCGGGTGGAGGAGATCTTCTCCCTGGTCAACCGGGAACTGGTAAAAAGCGGTTTCGAGGACCTGATCGCCTCCGGCGTGGTCATTACCGGAGGCAGCACCATCCTTGAGGGGATGCCGGAACTGGCGGAGCAGGTCTTCAATCTCCCGGTGCGCCGCGGCCTGCCGCAGCAGATCGGCGGCCTGGTTGACGTGGTCAACACGCCGGCCTACGCAACCGGTGTCGGACTGGTCATCTACGGGAGCAAGAACCTGGGAATCCGCGAGTTTCCAACCTCCCAAAGCGATGACAACCTGTTCCGAAGGGTCAGCAGGAGGATGAAGGAGTGGTTCGGGGAGTTTTTCTAG